The Candidatus Omnitrophota bacterium genomic sequence GGACAGGGCATATGCCAAGGGTAAGGTCGTGATAGAAAAGCTCAAAGAGACGATTCCCAGGCATCTCTTTCAGATAGTCCTGCAGGCGGCTATTGGAGGGCAGATCATCGCCCGCGAGACTATAAAAGCGGTGGGTAAGAATGTCACGGCCAAGTGTTACGGGGGCGATATAACCAGAAAGAGGAAGCTCTGGGAGAAACAGAAAGCCGGCAAGAAGAAGATGAAGCAGTTCGGTAAGGTGGATATCCCGCAGGAGGCTTTTTTTGCGGCGCTTAAGGCACAATAAAAAGAGGAACTATGCAAAAAGAAAAGGTGAAATCACAAGTGAGAGAATGGGTAGAGTCGATCGTAATAGCGCTTGCTATAGCGATAGTCATTCAGACATTTTTGGTACAGGCGTTTAAGATACCGTCGGGCTCTATGATACCGACTTTTAATATCGGCGACAGGATATTCGTCAATAAGTTCCTTTATAGCGCGAGAGTCCCGTTCGTGAACTGGAAGCTCCCGATCCTCGATATAAAAGAGCCGAAACGCGGCGATATAATAGTCTTCGTCTCGCCTGAGGACCCGAAGAAAGATTTTGTCAAGCGCCTTATCGCCTTCGGCGGCGAGAAAGTCGAGATAAAGGACGGCAAGATCCTGATTAACGGCCGGGCGCTCGAAGAGCAGTACCTAAAAGACGTTTATTACTATAATGCGGGCGATTACGGCCGGGAGGGCAAGACTATAATAGTGCCGCCAAATTCGTATTTCGCGCTCGGCGATAATAGCGCCAATTCACGGGACTCCCGGTATTGGGGATTTGTCCCGAGAAAAAATCTTGTGGGTAAGGCAGTCGTGGTATATTGGCCTTTGAATAGAATGAAATTGGTGAGGTAGGGGAGAGATGGGCCAGGTTACATTAGCGAATAAAATATCTATAATCAGGATCATACTGATACCGTTCTTTATAACGGCTGTCGCCTATTCGAGACTGGATCTTGCGCTCCTTGTCTTCGCTATCGCGGTTATCTCGGACGGAGCCGATGGGTTCATTGCGCGGGCTTTAAGACAGCAGACACAGCTTGGCACGATCCTGGATCCAATTGCAGATAAGCTGCTCCTGACAAGCGCATATATATGTCTTTCCATAGTTGGCAATATTCCTCAGCATCTCAGGATGCCACCATATGTTCCTATAATAGTGATATCGAGGGATGTCATAATAGCGATCGGTTCGATAGTGATATATGTGGTAAGGGGCGATATTAAGATCTCCCCCAGTATTATTGGAAAAGTAACGACATTTTTTCAGATGATGACGATAGTCTGCATTCTTGCACAATTCAACTACTCCTTCATTGTATGGAACATCACGATCTTCTTGACCATAGCATCTGGTCTCGATTATGTAATGAAAGGCAGTAAACTATTAAGCGAAAATAATATGCTTAAGAAAGCGGGGTAGAGGATGAATCCCATATTTGCGCTTGCAGGCTCGGTGATTCTGGCCTATTTAATCGGATCATTTCCTACGAGTTTTATACTTGCCAGGATGCTGAAAGGCATAGACATAAGGCAGGTGGGCTCTAAGAACTCCGGCGCCACGAATGTTTTAAGGTCAGTAGGAAAGCTTCCGGCGCTTATTACGCTTATCATTGATATTCTGAAAGGAACAATAGTAGTAACTCTCGTCGCGAACTATTTCTATTCGCTTAACATAAATATCGAATACGACGCATATAGAGGGATTATGGGCCTTGCGGTAGTATGCGGCCATATTTGGTCCGTATTTCTGAAGTTCAGTGGTGGCAAAGGCGTTGCAACTACGCTCGGAGTTGCTATAGGACTAACTCCTTTCGCCCTGATACCATCCGCGCTTATATGGTTCCTCGTTTTTTACATCACAAATTTCGTTTCTCTCGCCTCAATCATGGCACTCTTGCTTTTTCCCGCAGTCGCATGCATTCTGAAATATTCTTTATACACCATACTCTCGAGTGTAGTCATATGCAGCCTCTCCATTTACAAACATAGCGACAATATCAGAAGACTTGTTAGGGGAGAAGAGAACAAGACCCACATCTTCAAAAAAAGATCCGCATAATTAAATCCGCCTAAAAATACAATCCCGACGGTAAATAATAAAAAAGTTAGAAAACAAAAAGTCAGATAATATGACTTGACGTGTTTTATCTAGAATGCTATAATTCTCACATCTTAACTGTTAACAAATTAAAAACAGAAAAATAATATAAGGAGAAAATGGATATGAACAGAAACGCCATTATTAATAAGGGCATCTCCGTTTTATTAATTTCTACTTTCATAACGACTCAGGCTTTTGCATTAAGCCCGTCACTCGTATCGGATCCCGGTATAAATCAAGCTCGAAGTGTAACTGTCCAAGAAGAGGTAGCGGGTAAA encodes the following:
- the lepB gene encoding signal peptidase I, with translation MQKEKVKSQVREWVESIVIALAIAIVIQTFLVQAFKIPSGSMIPTFNIGDRIFVNKFLYSARVPFVNWKLPILDIKEPKRGDIIVFVSPEDPKKDFVKRLIAFGGEKVEIKDGKILINGRALEEQYLKDVYYYNAGDYGREGKTIIVPPNSYFALGDNSANSRDSRYWGFVPRKNLVGKAVVVYWPLNRMKLVR
- a CDS encoding CDP-alcohol phosphatidyltransferase family protein produces the protein MGQVTLANKISIIRIILIPFFITAVAYSRLDLALLVFAIAVISDGADGFIARALRQQTQLGTILDPIADKLLLTSAYICLSIVGNIPQHLRMPPYVPIIVISRDVIIAIGSIVIYVVRGDIKISPSIIGKVTTFFQMMTIVCILAQFNYSFIVWNITIFLTIASGLDYVMKGSKLLSENNMLKKAG
- the plsY gene encoding glycerol-3-phosphate 1-O-acyltransferase PlsY, with the protein product MNPIFALAGSVILAYLIGSFPTSFILARMLKGIDIRQVGSKNSGATNVLRSVGKLPALITLIIDILKGTIVVTLVANYFYSLNINIEYDAYRGIMGLAVVCGHIWSVFLKFSGGKGVATTLGVAIGLTPFALIPSALIWFLVFYITNFVSLASIMALLLFPAVACILKYSLYTILSSVVICSLSIYKHSDNIRRLVRGEENKTHIFKKRSA